A window of Tripterygium wilfordii isolate XIE 37 chromosome 7, ASM1340144v1, whole genome shotgun sequence contains these coding sequences:
- the LOC120001996 gene encoding uncharacterized protein LOC120001996 isoform X1: MLVQRRVMISWRRVGKSLHALAAHSLLFSFTIFLALKLQLIAKFYSWWIVFAPLWLFHAVVARNRFSLPAPAMPHGREWAPFHTVMATPLFVAFELLLCIHLERQYVVNLKIVFVPILTFETAILIDNIRMCRALIPGDDERMSDEAIWETLPHFWVAISMVFFIAATTFTLLKLCGDVAALGWWDLFINFGIAECFAFLVCTKWYNPAIHRHSHIGESSSNSVTIQYLDWNRGLVVTSEEDQDQSRICNLQDIGGHIMKIPFIIFQILLFMHLEGTPPSARDISFPVLFVPLFLLQGAGVLFAAYRLVEKFFLLDNIGAFSGRYFALSSKAIDCFGFLHHGSRLLGWWSIDEGSREEQARLYCTGVSGYDTFAPDTVKKMPKSDLVEEIWRLRTALSEQTTITMFSHQEYERLHNEKILCRVCFEEHINVVLLPCRHHALCSTCCEKCKKCPMCRIPIEERLAVYDV, encoded by the exons ATGCTGGTTCAGAGGAGAGTGATGATAAGCTGGAGGAGAGTGGGCAAGTCACTTCACGCACTTGCTGCCCATTCCTTGCTCTTCTCCTTCACGATTTTTCTTGCTCTCAAGCTACAACTCATCGCCAAGTTCTACTCCTGGTG GATTGTATTTGCACCATTATGGCTATTTCATGCGGTTGTGGCACGAAACAGATTTTCATTGCCTGCTCCAGCAATGCCTCATGGTCGCGAA TGGGCGCCATTTCACACTGTCATGGCAACACCGTTGTTTGTCGCTTTTGAACTACTCCTTTGTATACACCTTGAAAGACAATATG TTGTGAACTTGAAGATTGTGTTTGTGCCCATCTTGACATTTGAAACAGCCATATTGATTGATAATATCAG GATGTGTCGGGCTTTGATCCCCGGAGATGATGAAAGAATGAGTGATGAAGCGATATGGGAGACCCTTCCT CACTTTTGGGTTGCAATTTCAATGGTCTTTTTCATAGCTGCAACAACATTCACTCTATTGAAGTTATGCG GTGATGTTGCAGCTCTGGGTTGGTGGgacttatttataaattttgg TATTGCGGAGTGCTTTGCCTTCCTTGTTTGCACAAAATGGTACAATCCTGCTATTCATAGGCATTCACATATTGGAGAATCTAGCTCAAATTCAGTAACTATTCAATATCTTGATTGGAATAGAGGGTTAGTAGTTACTTCCGAAGAAGATCAGGACCAAAGCAGGATATGCAATTTGCAGGATATTGGTGGACATATCATGAAAattccttttattatttttcaaatacTCCTTTTCATGCACCTAGAG GGAACACCACCTAGTGCTAGAGATATCTCATTTCCAGTTTTATTTGTTCCGCTTTTTCTGCTACAAGGAGCTGGCGTTCTGTTTGCTGCATATAGATTGGTGgagaaattttttcttttggataATATTGGAGCTTTTTCGGGAAGATACTTTGCTTTATCATCAAAGGCTATAGATTGCTTTGGGTTCTTGCACCATGGATCGAG GTTACTGGGATGGTGGTCAATTGATGAAGGAAGTCGAGAAGAGCAGGCCAGACTTTATTGTACTGGAGTTTCTGG GTACGATACTTTTGCACCTGATACTGTGAAGAAAATGCCTAAATCGGATCTTGTTGAGGAG atttggagACTACGGACTGCCCTTAGTGAGCAAACAACAATTACAATGTTTAGCCACCAGGAGTACGAAAGGCTACACAAT GAAAAGATCCTGTGCAGAGTTTGCTTCGAAGAACATATCAATGTAGTCCTGCTTCCATGCAGACATCACGCCCTATGCAG CACTTGCTGCGAGAAGTGTAAGAAGTGCCCAATGTGCCGCATTCCCATTGAAGAAAGATTGGCTGTATACGATGTGTAG
- the LOC120001997 gene encoding aspartyl protease family protein 2, producing MASLSLSALPFILFIFTFTDLGHCITQNTSITEYLKLPLLHKTPPPSALHALSLDNHRLSLLHSHRALKSPIVSGAPSGAGQYFVSLRLGSPPQTLLLVVDTGSDLIWVQCSACRNCSNRVPGSAFLARHSSTFSPTHCFDSACQLVSHPEHTSCNHTRLHSPCRYEYLYADGSLTSGFFSRETATLNTSSKREARHKDLAFGCGFRVSGPSVTGSRFNGAHGVLGLGRGPISFPSQLGRRFGHKFSYCLMDYTLSPPPTSYLMIGDAQNEVISNMNFTPLLKNPLSPTFYYIGIRSVFVNNVKLRIDSSVWSLDESGNGGTVIDSGTTLTFLAAPAYRLILKAFDRRVKLPRVAVPAPGFDLCINVSSESKPRLPRMSFKLLGDSVFSPPPRNYFIDTSDGVKCLAIQPVDSVTGFSVIGNVMQQGYLFEFDMKSSRLGFTRRGCAHP from the coding sequence ATGGCGTCCCTCTCTCTGTCTGCTCtccctttcattctcttcattttcacaTTTACAGATCTCGGTCACTGTATTACCCAAAACACCAGCATAACCGAGTACCTTAAACTGCCTTTGCTCCACAAAACCCCTCCACCCTCCGCTCTCCACGCGCTCTCTCTCGACAATCACCGCCTCTCTCTCCTCCACTCTCACCGAGCCCTCAAGTCCCCCATTGTCTCCGGCGCCCCTTCTGGCGCTGGCCAGTACTTCGTCTCTCTCCGGCTAGGCTCCCCACCACAAACATTGCTCCTCGTTGTAGACACCGGCAGTGACCTCATCTGGGTCCAGTGCTCCGCCTGCAGGAACTGTTCCAATCGGGTACCCGGATCCGCATTCCTGGCTCGTCATTCGTCTACATTCTCCCCGACTCACTGTTTCGACTCGGCGTGCCAACTCGTTTCCCATCCCGAACACACTTCCTGCAACCACACGCGCCTCCACAGTCCCTGCCGCTATGAGTACTTATACGCTGATGGATCCTTAACAAGTGGATTCTTTTCCAGAGAAACAGCGACATTGAACACCAGCTCGAAACGAGAAGCCAGACACAAGGATCTCGCATTCGGTTGCGGGTTTCGAGTCTCAGGTCCGAGTGTTACCGGGTCGAGATTTAATGGTGCTCATGGGGTGTTGGGTCTGGGTAGAGGACccatttcttttccttctcagTTGGGTCGCCGTTTCGGTCACAAATTCTCTTACTGTCTCATGGACTACACTCTGTCTCCGCCTCCAACGAGTTATCTCATGATCGGCGATGCACAAAACGAGGTCATTTCGAATATGAACTTCACGCCTCTACTTAAAAACCCTCTCTCTCCCACATTTTACTACATTGGGATCAGGAGTGTCTTCGTCAATAATGTAAAATTACGGATCGATTCATCTGTTTGGTCCCTCGACGAGTCAGGTAATGGCGGCACGGTTATCGATTCTGGCACTACATTAACTTTTCTGGCAGCTCCGGCTTATCGTCTAATTTTAAAAGCATTTGATCGGCGAGTTAAGCTGCCTCGAGTAGCTGTGCCGGCTCCGGGTTTCGATCTCTGTATCAATGTCTCCAGCGAGTCGAAACCCAGGCTGCCCCGGATGAGTTTCAAACTATTGGGCGATTCGGTATTTTCACCACCACCGAGGAATTACTTCATTGACACTAGCGACGGAGTGAAATGCCTGGCGATTCAACCCGTTGACTCGGTGACAGGATTCTCTGTGATAGGGAATGTGATGCAGCAGGGATATTTGTTTGAGTTTGACATGAAGAGCTCGCGGCTCGGCTTTACACGTCGTGGCTGCGCCCATCCCTGA
- the LOC120003064 gene encoding uncharacterized protein LOC120003064 yields the protein MKMNSATSMGGSKRRLSSSRGLGGVLREQRARLYIIRRCVVMLLCWHD from the coding sequence ATGAAGATGAACAGTGCTACTTCTATGGGAGGGTCCAAGAGAAGGCTATCTTCAAGCAGAGGACTTGGAGGGGTACTTAGAGAACAAAGGGCCAGGCTTTACATTATAAGGAGATGCGTTGTGATGCTACTTTGCTGGCATGATTAG
- the LOC120001999 gene encoding transcription factor bHLH30-like, producing the protein MKEEDQGESSQNIQNLQAYYGGGGGGLNGIVPEVSPFQLPWSLPPVNSFNPAHYQDPFLLHHPQPPPSYSTFFNRGPPALQFAYDHDTSAADHHHHLRIISDALGPVAAAGGCSAPFGLQAELNKLTAQEIMDAKALAASKSHSEAERRRRERINNHLARLRSLLPSTTKTDKASLLAEVIQHVKELKKHTTLIEETSPVPTEMDELTVDAADEDGRFVIKASLCCEDRTDLLPDIIRTLKALRLRTLKADITTLGGRVKNVLFITGDEDSESEQQQAQYSISSIQEALKAVMEKNSTGDDQSSSGNVKRQRTNINIL; encoded by the exons ATGAAAGAGGAAGATCAAGGAGAATCTTCTCAGAATATCCAGAACCTTCAAGCCTACtatggaggtggaggaggaggattgAATGGCATTGTTCCAGAAGTTTCTCCATTCCAGCTTCCATGGTCTCTACCTCCAGTCAACTCCTTCAACCCGGCCCACTACCAAGACCCGTTTCTACTCCATCATCCCCAACCTCCTCCGTCTTATTCTACTTTCTTCAATAGAGGACCTCCCGCGCTACAGTTTGCTTATGATCATGACACGTCAGCTGCtgatcatcaccatcatcttcGGATCATATCAGACGCGCTTGGACCGGTGGCTGCCGCTGGTGGCTGCTCGGCTCCTTTCGGACTCCAAGCCGAGCTTAACAAATTGACCGCTCAAGAAATCATGGACGCCAAGGCTCTCGCGGCTTCCAAGAGCCACAGCGAAGCTGAGCGGAGAAGAAGGGAAAGAATCAACAACCATCTCGCTAGGTTACGCAGCTTGCTCCCCAGCACCACCAAA ACGGACAAGGCGTCATTGCTGGCTGAAGTGATACAGCATGTGAAGGAGCTGAAGAAGCATACTACGTTGATCGAGGAAACCAGTCCGGTGCCAACAGAAATGGATGAGTTAACGGTGGATGCAGCGGATGAGGATGGTAGGTTTGTGATAAAAGCGTCGTTGTGTTGTGAAGACAGGACTGATTTGTTGCCGGACATTATCAGGACATTGAAAGCATTACGGTTGAGGACATTGAAAGCAGATATTACAACGCTTGGTGGGCGTGTTAAGAATGTTCTTTTTATTACTGGAGATGAAGATTCTGAAAGTGAACAACAACAGGCGCAGTATTCAATAAGTTCAATACAAGAAGCGTTGAAGGCTGTGATGGAGAAGAATAGTACTGGTGATGATCAGTCTTCTTCAGGGAATGTTAAGAGACAAAGAACCAATATTAATATCCTTTGA
- the LOC120001998 gene encoding leucoanthocyanidin reductase-like — MTIPPAAVSTGKTSRVLIAGPTGFIGQFITGASLASGRPTYVLFRSSSGCPSKSKAIKYFQDRGAIILFGRINDKEFMEKTLKEHQIDVVISAVGGEAILDQLPLVEAINAAGTVKRFLPSEFGHDLDRADPVEPGLTMYTEKRLVRSLIDKYHVPYTYICCNSIASWPYYNNKHPSEVIPPLDQFEIYGDGTVKAYFVAGTDIGKFTMKTVDDIRTLNKSVHFQPSCNFYNMNELATLWERKIGRTLPRVTITEDDLLAAAAENCIPQSVVASFTHDIFIKGCQSNFSLDGPDDVEVCKLYPDESFRTLDECFEDFLVKAKMEDLSVKEDESNKTNPVVESLAITATCA, encoded by the exons ATGACTATCCCTCCAGCAGCAGTTTCCACAGGCAAGACTAGCCGGGTCCTCATCGCCGGACCAACTGGTTTCATTGGCCAGTTCATCACCGGAGCCAGCCTTGCCTCCGGTCGACCCACTTACGTTCTTTTTCGATCAAGTTCCGGTTGCCCCTCTAAATCCAAAGCTATCAAATATTTCCAAGACAGAGGCGCCATCATATTGTTT GGGAGAATCAATGACAAGGAATTCATGGAGAAGACACTGAAGGAGCACCAGATTGATGTGGTTATCTCTGCTGTGGGCGGTGAAGCAATTTTGGATCAGCTCCCTCTGGTGGAGGCCATTAATGCTGCTGGTACTGTCAAG AGATTTTTGCCATCGGAGTTCGGGCATGATTTGGACCGGGCTGATCCGGTGGAGCCGGGGCTAACCATGTACACTGAAAAGCGCCTTGTGAGGAGCTTGATCGACAAGTACCATGTTCCTTACACCTACATCTGTTGCAACTCCATCGCTTCTTGGCCCTACTACAACAACAAACACCCTTCCGAGGTCATTCCACCCTTGGATCAGTTCGAAATCTACGGTGATGGGACAGTCaaag CTTACTTTGTTGCTGGGACTGATATTGGAAAATTCACAATGAAAACTGTGGACGACATTCGAACTCTCAACAAATCTGTCCATTTCCAACCAAGCTGCAATTTTTATAACATGAACGAGCTTGCAACTCTGTGGGAAAGAAAAATTGGTCGGACCCTCCCTCGAGTCACCATCACTGAAGATGACCTGCTAGCCGCAGCTGCAG AGAATTGCATACCACAAAGCGTGGTGGCGTCGTTCACGCACGACATATTCATTAAGGGCTGTCAATCAAACTTTTCCTTGGATGGTCCGGACGATGTGGAAGTGTGTAAGCTGTATCCGGACGAATCGTTCCGTACGTTGGACGAATGTTTCGAAGACTTCCTTGTGAAAGCAAAGATGGAAGATCTGTCGGTTAAAGAAGATGAAAGTAACAAGACCAATCCAGTGGTGGAGTCGCTGGCTATCACAGCAACTTGTGCTTGA
- the LOC120003061 gene encoding probable galacturonosyltransferase-like 3, which translates to MKQSSQASLNQHSVLSFPLCSLSSSSRLTDTQNIGLCATTMLEAQYKLLFFFFIISGHGLANRDLPLYREAPAFRNGRECQKTAWSSVAQSHNPAIIHIAMTLDATYLRGSVAGVLSVLQHAECPENIVFHFIATNRRALELRGIISNTFPYLNFHVYHFDTNLVKGKISSSIRRALDQPLNYARIYLADLLPVSVRRIIYFDSDLIVVDDVSKLWNINLGRHVLGAPEYCHANFTNYFTSRFWSNTAFAGSFRGRKPCYFNTGVMVIDLWKWREGKYTERLENWMRIQKRYRIYELGSLPPFLLVFAGNVEGVEHRWNQHGLGGDNLEGRCRNLHPGPVSLLHWSGKGKPWLRIDSKRSCPLDSLWTPYDLFKHPSLFSDT; encoded by the coding sequence ATGAAACAATCCTCACAAGCATCGCTCAATCAACACTCCGTCCTTTCCTTCCCTTTGTGctctttatcttcttcttcaagactCACCGACACACAGAACATCGGACTCTGCGCTACGACTATGTTGGAAGCGCAATACAAgctcttgtttttcttcttcatcatttcGGGTCATGGTTTGGCCAATAGGGACCTCCCATTGTACAGAGAAGCACCAGCATTTCGAAACGGCAGGGAGTGCCAAAAAACGGCGTGGTCCTCTGTCGCACAGTCGCACAATCCCGCAATCATCCACATCGCCATGACTCTCGACGCCACCTACCTCCGTGGCTCGGTCGCCGGGGTCTTGTCCGTGCTGCAACACGCCGAATGCCCGGAGAACATCGTCTTCCACTTCATCGCCACTAACCGCCGAGCGTTGGAGCTCCGGGGCATCATCAGCAACACTTTCCCTTACCTCAACTTCCACGTCTACCACTTCGACACGAACTTGGTCAAAGGAAAGATTTCATCGTCGATTCGTCGAGCCTTAGATCAACCGCTGAATTACGCTAGAATTTACCTCGCTGATCTTTTGCCAGTTAGCGTGCGCCGCATAATTTACTTCGATTCCGATCTCATCGTGGTGGATGACGTGTCGAAATTGTGGAATATCAATCTAGGGAGGCATGTGCTGGGTGCACCCGAGTACTGTCACGCTAATTTTACCAACTACTTTACCTCGAGATTCTGGTCAAACACGGCATTTGCGGGGTCGTTTAGAGGGAGGAAGCCTTGCTATTTCAACACCGGAGTGATGGTGATTGATCTGTGGAAATGGAGAGAAGGTAAGTATACTGAAAGACTAGAGAACTGGATGAGGATACAAAAACGGTACCGGATCTACGAATTAGGGTCTCTGCCTCCGTTTTTGCTTGTATTCGCTGGCAATGTTGAAGGTGTTGAGCACAGGTGGAACCAGCACGGCCTTGGCGGTGACAATCTCGAAGGTCGGTGTAGGAATCTGCATCCAGGTCCGGTGAGCTTGCTTCACTGGAGCGGAAAGGGAAAGCCGTGGCTAAGGATCGACTCCAAAAGATCGTGTCCGTTGGATTCCCTGTGGACCCCGTATGATCTGTTTAAACATCCATCTTTATTCTCTGACACCTAA
- the LOC120003062 gene encoding serine/threonine-protein kinase STN7, chloroplastic-like, which produces MECGHIIHISTLPKSNGLTLTTPGVLLAVGALSYLWVGVAPGFFDMFVLALVIERLFRPTYIKDDFVLGKKLGDGAFGVVYRVSLAKKLSSKFEGEEDTLADWIQCKEFPFINVETMILGEVLDLPKDLERKNIIIQTIMRHLLFALDGLHSTECSFLRRVSHIQDN; this is translated from the exons ATGGAGTGTGGCCATATCATACACATAAGCACTCTACCAAAGTCCAATGGATTGACACTCACCACTCCTGGTGTACTTTTGGCCGTTGGTGCTCTCTCGTACCTTTGGGTTGGTGTGGCTCCAGGGTTCTTTGATATGTTTGTTCTTGCCTTGGTAATTGAGAGGCTATTTAGACCCACTTACATAAAG GATGATTTTGTTTTGGGGAAGAAGTTGGGTGATGGAGCTTTTGGAGTAGTGTATCGAGTTTCATTAGCTAAGAAGCTTTCTTCAAAG TTTGAAGGGGAGGAGGACACGCTAGCAGACTGGATACAGTGCAAAGAGTTTCCTTTTATTAAT GTAGAAACCATGATTCTTGGAGAGGTGCTGGACTTGCCTAAGGATCtggaaagaaaaaacataatCATTCAAACTATCATGAGACATCTATTATTTGCATTGGATGGTCTCCACTCAACAGAATGTAGTTTTCTCCGAAG AGTCTCGCACATTCAAGATAATTGA
- the LOC120001996 gene encoding uncharacterized protein LOC120001996 isoform X2, whose translation MLVQRRVMISWRRVGKSLHALAAHSLLFSFTIFLALKLQLIAKFYSWWIVFAPLWLFHAVVARNRFSLPAPAMPHGREWAPFHTVMATPLFVAFELLLCIHLERQYVVNLKIVFVPILTFETAILIDNIRMCRALIPGDDERMSDEAIWETLPHFWVAISMVFFIAATTFTLLKLCGDVAALGWWDLFINFGIAECFAFLVCTKWYNPAIHRHSHIGESSSNSVTIQYLDWNRGLVVTSEEDQDQSRICNLQDIGGHIMKIPFIIFQILLFMHLEGTPPSARDISFPVLFVPLFLLQGAGVLFAAYRLVEKFFLLDNIGAFSGRYFALSSKAIDCFGFLHHGSRLLGWWSIDEGSREEQARLYCTGVSGYDTFAPDTVKKMPKSDLVEEIWRLRTALSEQTTITMFSHQEYERLHNEKILCRVCFEEHINVVLLPCRHHALCR comes from the exons ATGCTGGTTCAGAGGAGAGTGATGATAAGCTGGAGGAGAGTGGGCAAGTCACTTCACGCACTTGCTGCCCATTCCTTGCTCTTCTCCTTCACGATTTTTCTTGCTCTCAAGCTACAACTCATCGCCAAGTTCTACTCCTGGTG GATTGTATTTGCACCATTATGGCTATTTCATGCGGTTGTGGCACGAAACAGATTTTCATTGCCTGCTCCAGCAATGCCTCATGGTCGCGAA TGGGCGCCATTTCACACTGTCATGGCAACACCGTTGTTTGTCGCTTTTGAACTACTCCTTTGTATACACCTTGAAAGACAATATG TTGTGAACTTGAAGATTGTGTTTGTGCCCATCTTGACATTTGAAACAGCCATATTGATTGATAATATCAG GATGTGTCGGGCTTTGATCCCCGGAGATGATGAAAGAATGAGTGATGAAGCGATATGGGAGACCCTTCCT CACTTTTGGGTTGCAATTTCAATGGTCTTTTTCATAGCTGCAACAACATTCACTCTATTGAAGTTATGCG GTGATGTTGCAGCTCTGGGTTGGTGGgacttatttataaattttgg TATTGCGGAGTGCTTTGCCTTCCTTGTTTGCACAAAATGGTACAATCCTGCTATTCATAGGCATTCACATATTGGAGAATCTAGCTCAAATTCAGTAACTATTCAATATCTTGATTGGAATAGAGGGTTAGTAGTTACTTCCGAAGAAGATCAGGACCAAAGCAGGATATGCAATTTGCAGGATATTGGTGGACATATCATGAAAattccttttattatttttcaaatacTCCTTTTCATGCACCTAGAG GGAACACCACCTAGTGCTAGAGATATCTCATTTCCAGTTTTATTTGTTCCGCTTTTTCTGCTACAAGGAGCTGGCGTTCTGTTTGCTGCATATAGATTGGTGgagaaattttttcttttggataATATTGGAGCTTTTTCGGGAAGATACTTTGCTTTATCATCAAAGGCTATAGATTGCTTTGGGTTCTTGCACCATGGATCGAG GTTACTGGGATGGTGGTCAATTGATGAAGGAAGTCGAGAAGAGCAGGCCAGACTTTATTGTACTGGAGTTTCTGG GTACGATACTTTTGCACCTGATACTGTGAAGAAAATGCCTAAATCGGATCTTGTTGAGGAG atttggagACTACGGACTGCCCTTAGTGAGCAAACAACAATTACAATGTTTAGCCACCAGGAGTACGAAAGGCTACACAAT GAAAAGATCCTGTGCAGAGTTTGCTTCGAAGAACATATCAATGTAGTCCTGCTTCCATGCAGACATCACGCCCTATGCAG ATAA